A single genomic interval of Ramlibacter sp. harbors:
- a CDS encoding amino acid ABC transporter substrate-binding protein, protein MATTVSSGFRFGWLLALAAAALPAAGWAQDAFKRVAQRDQINLGYREDAPPFSFLDAKRQPVGYSLDFCRAMAERIRLETGKPNLRIKLIPVAADQLERVVASGGVDLMCAGTSDTAARRERMAFSQPVFISSVKFMVPAKARLTTAAQLAGKTVAVLGRTTAESAVKAYAERTGVAIKVARVVSPEAALSQLQLGQAAAFARDEVLLLNQRAGLANPESLELLPESISTETIAIALPRGDAGLQRVADQTMALMVRSGQAEALYAQWFVKPHAGAPKGLNLPLSPALKAEFDKLR, encoded by the coding sequence ATGGCCACCACAGTCTCATCGGGGTTTCGTTTCGGTTGGCTGCTGGCGCTGGCCGCCGCTGCCTTGCCGGCCGCGGGCTGGGCCCAGGACGCGTTCAAGCGCGTGGCCCAGCGCGACCAGATCAACCTGGGCTACCGCGAGGACGCGCCGCCGTTCTCGTTCCTCGATGCCAAGCGCCAGCCCGTGGGCTACAGCCTGGACTTCTGCCGGGCCATGGCCGAGCGCATCCGGCTGGAAACCGGCAAGCCCAACCTGCGCATCAAGCTGATCCCGGTGGCCGCCGACCAGCTGGAGCGCGTGGTGGCCAGCGGCGGCGTGGACCTGATGTGCGCGGGCACCTCCGACACCGCCGCACGGCGCGAGCGCATGGCGTTCTCGCAGCCGGTCTTCATTTCCAGCGTGAAGTTCATGGTGCCCGCCAAGGCCAGGCTCACCACCGCCGCGCAACTGGCCGGCAAGACCGTGGCCGTGCTGGGCCGCACCACGGCCGAGTCGGCCGTCAAGGCCTATGCCGAGCGCACCGGCGTGGCCATCAAGGTGGCGCGCGTGGTCAGCCCCGAGGCGGCGCTGAGCCAGCTGCAGCTGGGCCAGGCTGCCGCCTTCGCGCGTGACGAGGTCCTGCTGCTCAACCAGCGCGCCGGGCTGGCCAACCCGGAGTCGCTGGAGCTGCTGCCCGAAAGCATTTCCACCGAAACCATTGCCATCGCGCTGCCGCGTGGTGACGCCGGCCTGCAGCGCGTGGCGGACCAGACCATGGCCTTGATGGTGCGCAGCGGCCAGGCCGAGGCGCTGTACGCCCAGTGGTTCGTCAAGCCGCATGCGGGCGCGCCCAAGGGCCTGAACCTGCCGCTGTCGCCGGCGCTCAAGGCCGAGTTCGACAAGCTGCGCTGA
- a CDS encoding VOC family protein — protein MTTPRPRSLFHLAFNVTDLDEARRFYGGVLGCAEGRSTDTWVDFDFFSHQISLHLGEPFKTARTGHVGDVLVPMPHFGLVLALPDWQAMARRLEAAGTDFVLKPQVRYPGEPGEQWTMFFLDPFGNPIEVKGFESLNGLYAT, from the coding sequence ATGACCACGCCCCGCCCCCGCAGCCTGTTCCATCTGGCCTTCAACGTGACCGACCTCGACGAGGCGCGCCGCTTCTATGGCGGCGTGCTGGGCTGCGCCGAAGGCCGCAGCACCGACACCTGGGTGGACTTTGACTTTTTCAGCCACCAGATTTCGCTGCACCTGGGCGAACCCTTCAAGACCGCGCGCACCGGCCATGTGGGCGACGTGCTGGTGCCCATGCCGCACTTTGGCCTGGTGCTGGCGCTGCCCGACTGGCAGGCCATGGCCAGGCGCCTTGAAGCGGCGGGCACCGACTTCGTGCTCAAGCCCCAGGTGCGCTACCCCGGGGAGCCCGGCGAGCAATGGACCATGTTCTTCCTGGACCCGTTTGGCAACCCGATCGAGGTCAAGGGCTTCGAGTCGCTCAACGGCCTGTACGCCACCTGA
- a CDS encoding TonB-dependent receptor, producing the protein MRQTRLALGLTLAFPLAWTAHAQTADAPSRNLGVVTITGGQPTSLPTQIPTTIEGVTREQIEHSINATDSEDALKYLPSLLVRKRYIGDYNHAVLSTRASGTGNPARSMVFADGILLSNYLGNGPTNAPRWMLVTPEEIERVDVLYGPFSAAYAGNSVGAVVDYVTRMPTRFEAHGKVGIAHQPFDLYNTHASYTGQQASASVGNRSGDWSWFLNVNRNDSEGQPLTFPTALVSAGVPGTAGTPVTGAMLAPNRSNQDWLLLGTATQYRTTQDHIKARLAYDLTPTLRASYTLGWWHNTSQGRPASYLRDAAGNPVYSGTVNIDGRSYTLGATSFNLSNEDLTHLMHGFSVKSHTQGEWDWEVAASLYDYRQDTLRAASTALPGALNGGAGRIVDMKGTGWNTLAFKGTWRPQGLRGAHIVDVGLQRDSYQLRSTENATADWLNGSAGARTQAFRGDAQLLGLWAQDSWKFAPRWKAVLGARLENWRARNGQTANATTTVNHVNRNESFVSPKAAIAFQATDQWVLKASTGRAVRMPTVSELYQGGINGSGTLVNNDPGLRPEKSWTTELTAERDMGHGLLRLTAFFENTRDALYSQTNVTVTPNVTNVQNVDRIRTRGLELAWQAADAGLRGLELGSSLTWTDSKITKNDKFPASVGMWQPRIPRWRATAVATYRPDARWSYTLAARYSGRQFSTLDNSDPNGFAYQGASQYFTTDLRMRYQISRQLSAAVGIDNLNNYKFWNFHPYPQRTYLAELKVDL; encoded by the coding sequence ATGCGGCAAACCCGCCTGGCCCTGGGCTTGACCCTGGCCTTTCCCCTGGCATGGACGGCGCACGCGCAGACCGCCGATGCCCCCAGCCGCAACCTCGGCGTGGTCACCATCACGGGCGGCCAGCCCACCTCGCTGCCCACGCAGATTCCCACCACCATCGAGGGCGTGACGCGCGAGCAGATCGAGCATTCCATCAACGCCACCGACAGCGAGGACGCGCTCAAATACCTGCCCAGCCTGCTGGTGCGCAAGCGCTACATCGGCGACTACAACCACGCCGTGCTGTCCACCCGCGCCTCGGGCACCGGCAACCCGGCGCGCTCCATGGTGTTTGCCGATGGCATCCTGCTGAGCAACTACCTGGGCAACGGCCCCACCAATGCGCCGCGCTGGATGCTGGTCACGCCCGAGGAAATCGAGCGCGTCGATGTGCTGTATGGCCCGTTCTCGGCCGCCTACGCCGGCAACTCGGTGGGCGCGGTGGTGGACTATGTGACGCGCATGCCCACCCGGTTCGAGGCCCATGGCAAGGTGGGCATCGCCCACCAGCCGTTTGACCTGTACAACACCCACGCGAGCTATACCGGCCAGCAGGCCAGCGCCTCGGTGGGCAACAGGAGCGGCGACTGGTCGTGGTTCCTCAACGTCAACCGCAACGACAGCGAGGGCCAGCCGCTGACCTTTCCCACGGCGCTGGTTTCGGCTGGCGTGCCTGGCACGGCGGGCACCCCCGTGACCGGCGCGATGCTCGCGCCCAACCGCAGCAACCAGGACTGGTTGCTGCTGGGCACGGCCACGCAGTACCGCACCACGCAGGACCACATCAAGGCCAGGCTGGCCTACGACCTCACGCCCACGCTGCGCGCCAGCTACACCCTGGGCTGGTGGCACAACACCTCGCAGGGCCGGCCCGCCAGCTACCTGCGTGACGCGGCGGGCAACCCGGTCTACAGCGGCACCGTCAACATCGATGGCCGCAGCTACACGCTGGGCGCCACCAGCTTCAACCTGTCCAACGAAGACCTCACGCACCTGATGCACGGCTTCTCGGTCAAGAGCCACACGCAGGGCGAGTGGGACTGGGAGGTGGCCGCCAGCCTCTACGACTACCGGCAGGACACGCTGCGCGCCGCCAGCACGGCCCTGCCGGGCGCGCTCAACGGCGGCGCGGGCCGCATCGTGGACATGAAGGGCACGGGCTGGAACACGCTGGCCTTCAAGGGCACCTGGCGCCCGCAGGGCCTGCGTGGCGCGCACATCGTCGATGTCGGCCTGCAACGCGACAGCTACCAGCTGCGCAGCACCGAGAACGCCACCGCCGACTGGCTCAACGGCAGCGCCGGCGCGCGCACCCAGGCCTTCCGTGGCGACGCGCAGCTGCTGGGCCTGTGGGCGCAGGACAGCTGGAAGTTCGCGCCGCGCTGGAAGGCCGTGCTGGGCGCGCGGCTCGAGAACTGGCGCGCGCGCAATGGCCAGACCGCCAACGCCACCACCACGGTCAACCATGTGAACCGCAACGAGAGCTTTGTCTCGCCCAAGGCCGCCATTGCCTTCCAGGCCACCGACCAGTGGGTGCTCAAGGCCTCGACTGGCCGCGCGGTGCGCATGCCCACGGTCAGCGAGCTGTACCAGGGCGGCATCAACGGCAGCGGCACGCTGGTCAACAACGACCCCGGCCTGCGGCCCGAAAAATCCTGGACCACCGAGCTCACGGCCGAGCGCGACATGGGCCACGGCCTGCTGCGCCTCACCGCGTTCTTCGAGAACACCCGTGACGCGCTGTACTCGCAGACCAATGTCACGGTCACGCCCAACGTCACCAATGTGCAGAACGTGGACCGCATCCGCACCCGCGGGCTGGAGCTGGCCTGGCAGGCCGCCGACGCGGGCCTGCGCGGGCTGGAGCTGGGCAGCAGCCTGACCTGGACCGACTCGAAGATCACGAAGAACGACAAGTTCCCGGCCAGCGTGGGCATGTGGCAGCCGCGCATCCCGCGGTGGCGCGCCACCGCCGTGGCCACGTACCGGCCGGACGCCCGGTGGTCGTACACGCTGGCCGCGCGCTACAGCGGCCGCCAGTTCAGCACGCTGGACAACAGCGACCCCAATGGCTTTGCCTACCAGGGCGCCAGCCAATACTTCACCACCGACCTGCGCATGCGCTATCAGATCAGCAGGCAGCTCAGCGCGGCCGTGGGCATTGACAACCTGAATAACTACAAATTCTGGAACTTCCACCCCTACCCGCAGCGCACCTACCTGGCCGAGCTGAAGGTGGACCTTTGA
- a CDS encoding YcnI family protein produces MTPSAIKTVAKHALWAWTTAIFGIANAHVVLEYQVAPAASSYKATFKVGHGCGASPTRQVVVDIPAGMRGARPMPKPGWTLAIERGALAQPHVSHGRTITEDVQRISWTAQTPADMLDSAHYDEFVLVAQTPAQAGPVYWPVRQLCAEGRIDWTEVPQPGQALSDLKTPAAQLDILPAAGAAAHQH; encoded by the coding sequence ATGACTCCATCCGCTATCAAAACCGTAGCTAAACATGCCCTGTGGGCCTGGACTACAGCCATTTTTGGCATCGCAAACGCCCATGTGGTGCTCGAATACCAGGTCGCGCCCGCGGCCAGCAGCTACAAGGCCACGTTCAAGGTCGGCCATGGCTGCGGCGCCTCGCCCACGCGGCAGGTCGTGGTGGACATCCCCGCCGGCATGCGCGGCGCGCGGCCCATGCCCAAGCCCGGCTGGACGCTGGCCATCGAGCGCGGCGCACTGGCCCAGCCCCATGTGAGCCACGGCCGCACCATCACCGAAGACGTGCAGCGCATCAGCTGGACCGCCCAAACGCCGGCCGACATGCTGGACAGCGCCCACTACGACGAGTTCGTGCTGGTGGCGCAGACGCCTGCCCAGGCCGGCCCGGTCTACTGGCCGGTGCGCCAGCTCTGCGCCGAAGGCCGCATCGACTGGACCGAGGTGCCGCAGCCGGGCCAGGCGCTGTCGGACCTGAAGACCCCTGCCGCCCAGCTGGACATCCTGCCCGCCGCTGGCGCCGCCGCCCATCAACACTGA
- a CDS encoding TraB/GumN family protein — MLIPCPWRVRRALVALCLSGLGLSPLGAQTAAPDNCPAPAQPLGPAQVAEGLRSAPDRGFLWRLERDGRRSWLYGTLHVARAEWVVPGPRVRQALNNSDVLALELDLLDPQTLSELMAPPTEQELAGRAVLTADQQQQVADLARAQCLPLAALAGQSPMMQLASLTVLAGRADGFYPELAIDLVLRGWAEARKIPVLGLESAQAQRALLESLGETVEEQRETLKEQLAELTTGHAREQLRKVADIWARGDLATLAGYPQWCACMDTPAQRRSMARLLDDRNLPLARRIAALHAGGQRVFAAIGALHMVGPSSVVSHLRDAGFTVVPVAFAP; from the coding sequence ATGCTCATACCCTGTCCTTGGCGCGTGCGGCGCGCACTGGTGGCTCTCTGCCTGTCTGGCCTGGGGCTGTCGCCGCTGGGCGCCCAAACCGCCGCGCCCGACAACTGCCCGGCCCCGGCGCAGCCGTTGGGCCCCGCGCAGGTGGCCGAGGGCCTGCGCAGCGCCCCCGACCGGGGTTTTCTGTGGAGGCTTGAACGCGACGGGCGCAGGTCGTGGCTGTACGGCACCCTGCACGTGGCGCGCGCGGAGTGGGTGGTGCCCGGCCCCCGCGTGCGCCAGGCCCTGAACAACAGCGACGTGCTGGCCCTTGAGCTGGACCTGCTCGATCCCCAGACGCTGAGCGAGCTCATGGCGCCGCCCACCGAGCAGGAACTGGCCGGCCGCGCAGTGCTGACGGCCGACCAGCAACAGCAGGTGGCCGATCTGGCGCGCGCGCAGTGCCTGCCCCTGGCGGCGCTGGCGGGCCAAAGCCCGATGATGCAGCTCGCCAGCCTGACGGTGCTGGCCGGGCGGGCCGATGGCTTCTATCCCGAACTGGCCATTGACCTGGTGTTGCGCGGCTGGGCCGAGGCCCGCAAGATACCTGTGCTCGGGCTGGAGTCGGCGCAAGCCCAGCGGGCCCTGCTGGAAAGCCTGGGGGAGACCGTGGAAGAGCAACGTGAAACCCTCAAGGAGCAACTGGCGGAGCTGACCACCGGCCATGCCCGTGAACAGTTGCGCAAGGTGGCAGACATCTGGGCGCGGGGTGACCTGGCCACCCTGGCGGGCTACCCGCAGTGGTGTGCCTGCATGGACACGCCGGCGCAACGACGAAGCATGGCGCGCCTGCTGGACGACCGCAACCTGCCTCTGGCGCGGCGCATTGCCGCGCTGCATGCGGGGGGCCAGCGCGTGTTCGCCGCCATCGGCGCACTCCACATGGTGGGCCCGTCCAGCGTGGTCAGCCACCTGCGCGACGCGGGGTTCACCGTGGTCCCGGTGGCTTTTGCCCCCTGA
- a CDS encoding DUF2946 domain-containing protein, which yields MHRLRTARHLARLVLVWFALSIGVAIASPMVHPQEMELICTGTGAMKVLVKTADGVKEVSSHTLDCPLCASVGTLSTFPRIAFEPVQPLAHVLQPVAAAHIAWLTAAPLPARGPPLFS from the coding sequence ATGCATCGCCTGCGCACCGCCCGCCACCTTGCCCGCCTCGTGCTGGTGTGGTTTGCGCTGTCCATCGGCGTGGCCATTGCGTCGCCCATGGTGCATCCGCAGGAGATGGAGCTCATCTGCACCGGCACCGGCGCCATGAAGGTGCTGGTCAAGACCGCTGATGGCGTCAAGGAAGTCTCCTCGCATACGCTCGACTGCCCGCTGTGCGCGAGCGTGGGGACGCTGTCGACCTTTCCGCGCATTGCCTTTGAACCGGTCCAACCGCTGGCCCATGTGCTGCAGCCGGTGGCGGCCGCCCACATTGCGTGGCTCACGGCCGCGCCCCTGCCCGCGCGCGGGCCTCCGCTCTTCTCCTGA
- a CDS encoding enoyl-CoA hydratase/isomerase family protein, translating into MDYSRYKTFNLSRRGPDGSVLDIQMKAQNGKLPTAGHDGHWDLCEIWRDVSADESVRCAVLRGEGLGFSGGGDLALVQDMASDFAVRTRVWKEARDLVYNVINCDKPIVSAMHGPAVGAGLVAGLLADISIAARSAKIVDGHTRLGVAAGDHAAIVWPLLCGMAKAKYYLMLCEPVSGEEAERIGLVSLAVDDDQLLPKAYEVADRLASGSQTAIRWTKYSLNNWLRQAGPSFDTSLALEFMGFGGPDVHEGVASLRERRAPKF; encoded by the coding sequence ATGGACTATTCACGCTACAAGACCTTCAACCTGAGCCGCCGCGGCCCCGACGGCTCGGTGCTCGACATCCAGATGAAAGCGCAGAACGGCAAGCTGCCGACGGCCGGGCACGACGGCCACTGGGATCTGTGCGAAATCTGGCGTGACGTGAGCGCCGACGAGTCGGTGCGCTGCGCGGTGCTGCGCGGCGAGGGCCTGGGGTTCTCCGGCGGCGGTGACCTGGCCCTGGTGCAGGACATGGCCAGCGATTTCGCGGTGCGCACCCGGGTCTGGAAGGAAGCGCGCGACCTGGTCTACAACGTGATCAACTGCGACAAGCCCATCGTGAGCGCCATGCACGGCCCGGCCGTGGGCGCGGGCCTGGTGGCCGGCCTGTTGGCCGACATCTCGATTGCAGCCCGGAGCGCGAAGATCGTGGACGGGCACACGCGCCTGGGGGTCGCGGCGGGCGACCATGCCGCCATCGTGTGGCCCCTGCTGTGTGGCATGGCCAAAGCCAAGTATTACCTGATGCTGTGCGAGCCGGTCAGCGGCGAGGAGGCCGAGCGCATCGGGCTGGTGTCGCTCGCGGTGGACGACGACCAGTTGTTGCCCAAGGCCTATGAGGTGGCCGACCGGCTGGCCAGCGGCAGCCAGACGGCCATCCGCTGGACCAAGTACTCGCTGAACAACTGGCTGCGCCAGGCGGGGCCTTCGTTCGACACCTCGCTGGCGCTCGAGTTCATGGGCTTTGGCGGGCCCGATGTGCATGAAGGCGTGGCGTCTTTGCGCGAGCGGCGGGCGCCCAAGTTTTAG
- the otsB gene encoding trehalose-phosphatase: MNFVDLLCPSCALFLDFDGSLVDLADRPESVVVPGGLGATLQALSGYLGGALAVVSGRPIEQIDGFLAPLQLPVAGVHGAERRRADGSLTFLPTFALEVVEQAAQVLAQQHPGLRVELKRGSVALHYRLAPELADTCLATMQAAVEQSPGLTLLHGKMVLEAKPGGVGKGHAIDAFLMEPPFEGRQPLFVGDDVTDEVGFSAVQARGGLGVKVGPGPSVAWHRLDSPEALRRELAQAVALKQKVSA, encoded by the coding sequence ATGAATTTTGTCGATCTGCTGTGCCCCTCGTGCGCGCTGTTTCTGGACTTTGACGGTTCGCTGGTGGACTTGGCGGACCGGCCCGAATCGGTGGTGGTGCCGGGCGGCCTGGGCGCCACGCTGCAGGCCCTGTCGGGCTACCTGGGCGGCGCGCTGGCCGTGGTGTCGGGCCGGCCCATCGAACAGATCGACGGGTTTCTGGCGCCATTGCAGTTGCCGGTGGCGGGAGTCCACGGCGCCGAGCGGCGCCGTGCCGACGGCTCGCTGACCTTCCTGCCGACCTTCGCGCTGGAGGTGGTGGAGCAGGCGGCGCAGGTGCTGGCGCAACAGCACCCGGGCCTGCGCGTGGAACTCAAGCGCGGCTCCGTGGCGCTGCACTACCGGCTGGCGCCCGAGCTCGCCGACACCTGCCTGGCCACGATGCAGGCAGCCGTGGAGCAGTCCCCCGGATTGACCTTGCTGCACGGCAAGATGGTGCTGGAAGCCAAGCCCGGCGGCGTGGGCAAGGGCCACGCCATCGATGCGTTCCTGATGGAGCCGCCGTTCGAGGGCCGCCAGCCGCTGTTCGTGGGCGACGATGTCACCGACGAAGTGGGCTTCAGCGCCGTGCAGGCCCGCGGCGGTCTGGGGGTGAAGGTCGGCCCGGGGCCGAGTGTGGCGTGGCACCGGCTCGACAGCCCCGAGGCCCTGCGCCGCGAGCTGGCGCAGGCCGTGGCCCTGAAGCAAAAGGTATCCGCATGA
- a CDS encoding copper chaperone PCu(A)C produces the protein MNALNPLRRLAAATLCTALLAAPALAQTAAPAIKVEGAWARASVQGQRGSGAFMTLTAQEATRLVGVSTPVAGVAEVHEMKMEGDVMKMRALPGLDLPAGKPVALTPGGYHVMLMDLKAPLAKGSSVPLTLTFKNARGVESRLELQLPVGVSAPGPQGAAAMMDAHKH, from the coding sequence ATGAATGCACTCAACCCCCTGCGCCGCCTTGCGGCCGCCACCCTTTGCACGGCGCTGCTGGCCGCCCCCGCGCTGGCCCAGACCGCGGCCCCGGCCATCAAGGTCGAGGGCGCCTGGGCCCGCGCCAGCGTGCAGGGCCAGCGCGGCAGCGGCGCCTTCATGACCCTGACCGCGCAAGAGGCCACCCGGCTGGTCGGCGTGAGCACCCCGGTGGCCGGCGTGGCCGAGGTCCACGAGATGAAGATGGAGGGCGACGTGATGAAGATGCGCGCCCTGCCGGGCCTGGACCTGCCCGCCGGCAAGCCGGTGGCCCTCACGCCCGGCGGCTACCACGTGATGCTGATGGACCTGAAGGCGCCGCTGGCCAAGGGCAGCAGCGTGCCGCTGACCCTGACCTTCAAGAACGCCAGGGGCGTGGAAAGCCGGCTGGAACTGCAGCTGCCCGTGGGCGTGAGCGCGCCCGGCCCGCAGGGCGCCGCCGCGATGATGGACGCGCACAAGCACTGA